Proteins encoded by one window of Dendropsophus ebraccatus isolate aDenEbr1 chromosome 4, aDenEbr1.pat, whole genome shotgun sequence:
- the LOC138788150 gene encoding PRKC apoptosis WT1 regulator protein-like isoform X2: MSRDMKSSSAEQVPFMEEWKARRERMRLRSSSSLAGSRSIDSQVQQEVELQTQSWSSHIVQTCDKDSKRVQSQASLDVETHDPVTSKTKEKKGSPQKKHRTQIEKRKLREKRRPTGIVNLIQTADTEENEDINANDENKAQGTAIQELWMSDGTCKTRYQESPLISPTSGNRSESWMEELQKKMTRAKDENKKLKEENQMLLKMMGQLSS, translated from the exons ATGTCCAGAGATATGAAGAGTAGCAGTGCAGAGCAAGTCCCATTTATGGAAGAATGGAAAGCACGGAGAGAGAGAATGAGGCTACGCTCATCTTCTAGTCTTGCTGGAAGCAGGTCTATAGACAGCCAGGTCCAACAAGAAGTGGAACTCCAAACACAATCCTGGTCTTCACATATAGTGCAAACATGTGATAAAGATTCCAAAAGAGTCCAGTCCCAAGCATCTTTAGATGTGGAAACCCATGATCCAGTCACGTCAAAAACCAAGGAGAAAAAAGGGAgtccacagaagaagcatcgcaCCCAAATTGAGAAAAGAAAACTTAGGGAGAAGAGGCGACCAACAGGAATAGTTAATCTGATTCAAACAGCT GATACAGAAGAAAATGAAGATATTAATGCAAACGATGAGAATAAAGCACAAGGGACTGctatacag GAGCTGTGGATGTCAGATGGAACTTGCAAAACcag ATATCAAGAGTCTCCTTTGATTTCTCCTACTTCAGGAAATAGAAGTGAATCATGGATGGAAGAACTTCAGAAG AAAATGACAAGAGCCAAGGATGAAAATAAGAAGTTAAAGGAAGAGAATCAGATGCTACTGAAGATGATGGGCCAGCTGAGCAGCTAA
- the LOC138788150 gene encoding PRKC apoptosis WT1 regulator protein-like isoform X1, whose protein sequence is MSRDMKSSSAEQVPFMEEWKARRERMRLRSSSSLAGSRSIDSQVQQEVELQTQSWSSHIVQTCDKDSKRVQSQASLDVETHDPVTSKTKEKKGSPQKKHRTQIEKRKLREKRRPTGIVNLIQTADTEENEDINANDENKAQGTAIQELWMSDGTCKTRYQESPLISPTSGNRSESWMEELQKAVREVRQDNHNLTTQLNDKEGSLLLLQRDINTLTQKMTRAKDENKKLKEENQMLLKMMGQLSS, encoded by the exons ATGTCCAGAGATATGAAGAGTAGCAGTGCAGAGCAAGTCCCATTTATGGAAGAATGGAAAGCACGGAGAGAGAGAATGAGGCTACGCTCATCTTCTAGTCTTGCTGGAAGCAGGTCTATAGACAGCCAGGTCCAACAAGAAGTGGAACTCCAAACACAATCCTGGTCTTCACATATAGTGCAAACATGTGATAAAGATTCCAAAAGAGTCCAGTCCCAAGCATCTTTAGATGTGGAAACCCATGATCCAGTCACGTCAAAAACCAAGGAGAAAAAAGGGAgtccacagaagaagcatcgcaCCCAAATTGAGAAAAGAAAACTTAGGGAGAAGAGGCGACCAACAGGAATAGTTAATCTGATTCAAACAGCT GATACAGAAGAAAATGAAGATATTAATGCAAACGATGAGAATAAAGCACAAGGGACTGctatacag GAGCTGTGGATGTCAGATGGAACTTGCAAAACcag ATATCAAGAGTCTCCTTTGATTTCTCCTACTTCAGGAAATAGAAGTGAATCATGGATGGAAGAACTTCAGAAG GCAGTTAGAGAAGTGAGACAAGATAATCACAATCTGACCACCCAGCTCAATGACAAGGAGGGGTCTCTGCTACTACTCCAAAGAGATATAAATACCCTGACCCAG AAAATGACAAGAGCCAAGGATGAAAATAAGAAGTTAAAGGAAGAGAATCAGATGCTACTGAAGATGATGGGCCAGCTGAGCAGCTAA